Proteins encoded in a region of the Populus alba chromosome 13, ASM523922v2, whole genome shotgun sequence genome:
- the LOC118036496 gene encoding uncharacterized protein, protein MYSTTEQIRGVAPSVCMANPTCQPKKRTGLGLSTKGLLLITSLRVQIHKANLKMKHQSSIANDVIHRCAQKLGVSVEKLVEEFEAGWKQEIGDYSRKLVEFCCSKALTVECPHIQEKIIDGSFSRLTFDMMLAWEMPTSQDEESHMEQVGKGREDRKLPANVPEEQDDIPLFYTDLMPLLVNEEPSIGEDAFVWLGSLVPLVVDVVNGRFAFETLTAPTGHRLFFPGYKKFLQEIDKCIKHLQKHAKPKGVELADDEFILHVEGTASSQRVVRHVGGTSWPGRLTLTNYALYFEAMGVITYDDALKIDLSKNISHTVKPAATGPWGAPLFDKAIIYESPEFSEGIVLEFPEMTSSTRRDHWLALVKEVMLMHQFLSSYNVECPIQAWEMHARTISGIIRLHAARELLRISPPSPTKFLIFALFDELPKGDYVLEQLAESLKKVNSGHPCSACSILRTMNMSQSVLPGVEVEAVGKECTSASGQDDIPSSLESAIDQVREEAKEVEIAKATTEVLKEDGIGESATVLMELLKPLENVVPWFQDVVSWRRPATTLTMIVASLVIIYKEWVGKAISAGLLWLVLKMILARYGRSQDKCNEVVVCSGSNQKTTMESIVAAQFGLKNVHEMMQLANISILKIQSLIHAKARKEADVVMAAMTVLAIILAVVPLKYMLIAITLHSIIITSKLGRHFRNAQGSRRLKEWWDSIPIVPIHVVEDASQCPS, encoded by the exons ATGTACAGTACTACTGAGCAAATAAGGGGCGTGGCACCAAGTGTCTGCATGGCCAACCCAACGTGTCAACCAAAGAAACGAACAGGTCTCGGTCTCTCCACAAAAGGGTTGCTTCTAATAACCTCTCTTAGAGTGCAGATTCACAAAGCCAACTTGAAGATGAAGCATCAATCCTCCATTGCTAATGATGTTATCCACAGATGTGCCCA AAAATTGGGTGTTTCTGTGGAGAAATTGGTGGAAGAGTTTGAAGCGGGATGGAAGCAGGAAATAGGTGATTATTCAAGGAAATTAGTGGAATTTTGTTGCTCAAAAGCACTTACTGTAGAGTGTCCAcatatacaagaaaaaataattgatggatcaTTCAGCCGGTTGACGTTTGATATGATGCTGGCCTGGGAGATGCCCACTTCCCAGGATGAAGAATCTCATATG GAGCAAGTGGGGAAGGGAAGAGAAGACAGGAAGCTACCAGCAAATGTTCCTGAAGAACAAGATGACATTCCTCTTTTCTATACCGACCTTATGCCGCTTCTT GTTAACGAGGAGCCAAGCATTGGAGAAGATGCATTTGTTTGGCTTGGATCATTGGTTCCGTTAGTTGTGGATGTTGTTAATGGAAGATTTGCATTTGAAACTCTAACAGCACCTACAGGCCACCGGCTCTTTTTTCCTGGTTACAAGAAGTTCTTGCAAGAAATTGACAA ATGCATAAAGCATTTGCAAAAGCATGCAAAGCCGAAGGGAGTGGAGCTTGCCGATGATGAGTTTATACTGCATGTCGAAGGCACTGCAAGCTCACAGAGAGTAGTGCGGCATGTTGGAGGAACAAGTTGGCCTG GTAGGCTTACTCTGACCAATTATGCTCTCTACTTTGAGGCTATGGGAGTGATAACGTATGATGATGCACTTAAGATTGACCTTTCAAAAAACATATCACACACTGTGAAGCCAGCCGCCACAGGTCCATGGGGTGCTCCACTTTTTGACAAGGCCATAATTTACGAATCTCCTGAATT TTCGGAAGGAATTGTGCTAGAGTTTCCAGAGATGACAAGTTCCACAAGACGTGATCATTGGCTTGCACTCGTCAAAGAGGTTATGCTAATGCACCAGTTCTTGTCGAGTTATAATGTGGAATGTCCAATACAAGCATGGGAGATGCATGCAAGAACAATATCTGGAATCATAAGGCTGCATGCAGCTAGAGAATTGCTTAGAATATCGCCCCCTTCTCCAACAAAATTCTTAATATTTGCCTTATTTGATGAGTTACCCAAGGGAGATTATGTACTAGAACAACTTGCCGAGAGCCTGAAGAAAGTTAATAGTGGGCATCCATGCAGCGCTTGCTCGATTCTAAGAACTATGAACATGTCTCAGTCAGTGCTCCCAGGTGTAGAAGTTGAAGCAGTGGGAAAGGAATGTACTAGTGCAAGTGGTCAAGACGACATTCCCTCCTCATTGGAGAGTGCTATTGATCAAGTAAGAGAGGAAGCaaaggaagttgaaattgccaAAGCTACTACTGAGGTGTTGAAAGAAGATGGGATTGGTGAAAGTGCGACCGTTCTGATG GAGTTGCTAAAGCCACTGGAAAATGTGGTGCCGTGGTTTCAAGATGTCGTTTCATGGAGAAGACCAGCCACCACCCTGACCATGATTGTTGCATCTTTAGTTATCATCTACAA GGAGTGGGTTGGAAAGGCTATATCTGCTGGCTTGTTGTGGTTGGTGTTAAAGATGATTCTGGCAAGGTATGGAAGATCTCAAGACAAATGCAACGAGGTAGTAGTGTGCAGTGGTTCAAACCAGAAAACTACAATGGAGAGCATTGTAGCAGCTcaatttggtttgaaaaatgTTCATGAGATGATGCAGCTGGCAAATATATCGATATTGAAAATCCAGTCACTTATACACGCAAAAGCCCGCAAGG AAGCTGATGTGGTGATGGCGGCAATGACTGTATTGGCAATAATCTTAGCAGTGGTTCCCTTAAAATACATGCTCATAGCCATCACATTACACAGCATCATCATAACATCAAAGCTAGGGAGGCACTTTAGAAATGCACAAGGGAGCAGAAGGCTGAAAGAATGGTGGGATTCAATCCCAATTGTCCCCATTCACGTGGTAGAAGACGCTTCTCAATGCCCGTCATAG
- the LOC118036386 gene encoding co-chaperone protein p23-2 codes for MGSMSRHPEVLWAQRSDKVYLTIALPDARDISVKCEGEGLFSFSAVGVHGESFDFSLELFGNIVPEGCKTKAGLRNIICSIQKEEKGWWKRLLKSEEKPAPYIKVDWNKWCDEDDNESASDASDDNNAAHGEDDESSDDDGMLYLPDLEKARGN; via the exons ATGGGATCAATGAG TCGGCACCCAGAAGTTCTATGGGCTCAAAGATCAGACAAGGTTTACTTGACAATTGCACTACCTGATGCTAGAGACATATCAGTGAAATGTGAAGGTGAAGGGTTATTTAGCTTCTCTGCTGTTGGGGTTCATGGTGAATCGTTTGATTTCAGTTTGGAACTCTTTGGAAACATTGTTCCCGAG GGTTGTAAAACTAAGGCTGGGTTGAGGAACATTATATGCTCAAtccagaaagaagagaaaggttGGTGGAAAAGGCTGTTAAAATCTGAAGAGAAACCTGCTCCTTACATTAAGGTGGATTGGAACAAGTGGTGTGATGAAGATGACAACGAGTCAGCTT CTGATGCCTCTGATGACAATAATGCTGcg CATGGAGAAGATGATGAGAGCAGTGATGATGATGGAATGCTTT ATCTTCCTGATCTTGAGAAGGCAAGGGGAAATTGA